One Actinomycetota bacterium genomic window, CGTCGCCGCCCACCGTCACGCCGCCGATGGAGACCTGCCGCGAGGGCCGCCGGTCGGTCGTGCTCCATCTGGGCGTGTGCGAGCGGGCCGGGACGTTCATGTCACATCCCCGGTGTAGCGTCCCAACCGAGCCTTCTCCCCCCCGACGTAGCGACCGAGGGCCATCACGGGGAAGGTCAGGCGGTACAGGTGATAGTTGATGTAGAAGTCGCCGGGGAACCCCGTCCCGGTGTACTGGGGCTCGTCCCAGGTGCCGTTGGGGAGTTGGGTTTCGGCCAGCCAGGCGACCCCGCGCTCCGCCGCCGCGGAGCTGCGCTCGCCCGCCGCCAGCAGGGCCAGCAGCGCCCAGGCCGTCTGGGAGGCCGTGCTCGGGCCCCGCCCGATCCATGACCGATCCTCGTAGGACCGGAGGTCCTCGCCCCAGCCGCCGTCCGGGTTCTGGTGCTCCTGAAGCCAGCGGACGGCCGCGCGGATCTTCGGATCCTCTTCCGGGATCCCGGCCGCGATCGCCGCTGGCACTACCGCGCCCGTGCCGTAGACGTGGTTCGCGCCCCACCGGCCGAACCACGAGCCCTCGCGCTCCTGGTTCCGGGCCAGCCAGCCCAGCCCCCGCCGGGCCGCCCGCTGGCCGGCCGCGCCTTCCACGGCGAGCATCTCGACCACGTGCGCCGTGACGTCGGCGCTGGGCGGGTCGATGACCTCGCCGAAGTCGCAGAAGGGCAGCCGGCGGCACAGGTCCCGCGTGTTGTCGGCGTCGAACGCGCCCCAGCCGCCGTCGGACGACTGCATGCCGGCGGTCCACCGGACGCCGCGGTCGATGGCTGCCTCCAGGCGGGCCCGATCCGGGTGGTCCACGCGCCGCAGGGCCAGCACGACCTCGGCCGAGTCGTCGATGTCCGGGTAGTTGTCGTTCGCGAACTCGAACGCCCAGCCGCCCGGGTCGAGACCCGGCCGCCGTACGGCCCAGTCGCCCGCCACCCGGATCTCCTCGTCCAGCAGCCAGTCCGCGGCACGGACCAGGGCCGGGTGGTCGCTAGGGAGGCCCGCGTCGGCCAGCGCGATCACGGCGAGCGCCGCGTCCCACACCGGCGACTGGCACGCCTCCAGGCGCCGGATGTCGCCCTCGACGACGGTGAAGCCGTCGAGGCCGGCAAGGCCTGTCCGCATGGCCGGGTGGTCCAGCGGATAGCCCATCAGGTGCAGCGCGATCAGCGAATCCACCCACGGGGGCTGGATGCCGCCCCAGCCGCCGTCGGCCTCCTGGCGCCGCAGGATCCACTCGGTCGCGCGGGCCAGGGCCAGCCGCCGAAGCCTGGGGGAGGGATGCCGCTCGTACCACTGCAGCGCGCGGTCGAGGCGCTGGAACCGCCCTCGCCACGTGGTCACCGGATCGAGGGGCGGCTTCCTCGCGCCCGTCCGCAGCTCGTCCAGCCCGAAGTGGAGCGAGCGGACCGGCCGGTGCGCGCCCACCACGGTCAGCGCGACGATGGTCTGGCGGGCCCAGCACGCGAAGTCGTAGATGTTCAGCGGGAACCACTCGGGGAGGAAGATGACCTCGGGCGGGAGCGCCGGGATGTCGTCCCACGACCACAGCCCGAACAGCGCGAGCCACATGTGCGTGAACACCCGCGTCCGCTCCAGCCCGCCGGATTCCACGACGAACCGTGCCGCCCGGCGCATGTGCGCCGCCTCGGGGGGATCGCCGGCCAGCCGGAGCGCCACGTAGGCCTCGGCCGTGGTGGACAGGTCCGCGGGCCCGCCGAAGAAGTTCCCCCACGTCCCGTCGTCCCGCTGCTTGCTCCGGATCCAGTTCGCCGCGAGGCGGGTCTCCTCCGCTCCCCGGATCCCCAGGAACTCCCGGAGCAGGAGGTCCTCCGCGTCCATGGTCACGTTGGTCTCGAGCTCGCCCTTCCACCAGCCCTGCTTGTCCTGGAGCGACAGGAGGTGTTCGCGGGCGCGGCGGAGCGCTTCCTCCGCGGTCAGCCTGGTCACCGAATCGGCGCGCACGGCCATCGCTAGAACTCCCTCGCCGCCACGAACCGGGCCACCTCGGCAAGCTGCTCGCGGGCTCCCGGCTCAAGCGGAACCCGCTCCAGCGCCGCCAGCGCGAGGTCGAGCTGCCGTTCGGCCTCGGAGATCGCCATGCGCCGGCCCCCGGCCTCCTCCACCAACCCGACCCCGAAGGCCCCGTCGTCCTCGGACAGGTTTCCGTTGGAAAGGAGCCGGGCCAGCTGCTCGGCGGAGGGGCCTCCCGCCCCGAGCGCCGCCACCACCGGCAGGCTCTTCTTGTGCTGCCGGAGGTCGTTGGCCGACGGCTTGCCCGTCATCTCGGGTCGGCCCCAGATCCCCAGCACGTCGTCCACGGCCTGGAACGACAGCCCCAGATGGACCCCGTACTCCGCCAGCGCGCCCACCACCGGAGGCGAGGCACCGGCCAGGATCGCTCCGATGGAGGCGGCACACGACAGCAGCGCACCGGTCTTGTGCGCGCCCATCTGGAGGCACTCCTCCACGCTCACGTCCAGCCGCGACTCGAACCCGAGGTCCTCGCCCTGCCCGGCGATCATGTCCGCCGTGGCCCGGGCCAGCGCCGCCGCGGCTTCCACGCCCCGCGGGTCCGCGTCCAGCAGCACCTGGTGGGCCAGGGCGTGCAGCGCGTCGCCCGCCAGGATGGCCGGACCCACACCGAACAGCGCCCATGCCGTCGGCCGGTGGCGCCGTTCCAGGTCCTGGTCCATCACGTCGTCGTGTAGCAGCGAGAAGTTGTGCACCAGCTCCACGGCCAGGGCGCCGGGCAGGCCGACCGAGGCTGGCGCGCCCGCGGCCTCCGCCGAAAGGAACGCAAGCGCGGGACGGACGGCCTTGCCGCCGTCGCTCCTGGCCGGGGTGCCGTCCGCGTCCGCGAACCCGAGGTGGTACTGCGCCACCCGCCGGACCTCCGGCGACAGGCGGTCCACGGCTGCCTGAAGCGCCGGATGGAGCAGCTCGCGGGTCCGCTGCAGCGACGAGGGCACCGTGCGGATCACGCCGCCACCTCCGAGAGGCGGATCACGCCGCCACCACCTCCGGAAGCCTGCGGGTCCGCCCCACCGAGACCAGGGCTTCGCGCGCGGCGGCGAATCCGCTTCGGACCGCCCCTTCCATCGTGGCCGGCCACCCCGTGTCGGTCCACGCGCCGGCGAGCGACAGGCCGGGGACCCCTGTCTTCGCGCTCGGCCGGAGCCGGCCCGAGCCGGGAGCCTGCCGGAACGTCGCGTGCGGCTCCCGGGTGACGAAGAACTTCTCCACCCGTGCTCCTCGAGCCCGCGGGAACAGCTCGGGCAGCGCCGGCAGGTACCGTTCCCGGAGGTCCGCGGTGGGTTCGGCGATCTCCCGGTCGGCGCCGGAGATCGACACGGCCAGGTACTGCCCGCGGTCCAGCCCCGACTGCTCCGTGCGGTCGAACACCCACTGCACCGGCGTGCCCAGCCCGGCCGCGAACGGCACGTCCATCACCGGCCGGTCGTAGATCACGTGCACGTTCACGATGGGAGCGGAACCGAGCGACGCGAGCGCGGCGGCATCCCGCACTGCGCCGGCGGGCAGGATCTCGGCGGCCCGACCGTGCGGCACGGCCAGCACGACGGCGTCGGCTTCCACCCGGTCGACCTCGGTCTCGACCTCGAGGCCCTTTCCGGCGGGCTCGACGCGCCGGACCGCGGCGCGCAGCCGGACCTCGGCTCCGGCCTCGGCCAGGGCCCGGGCCGCCGGCTCGCCGTGGACCTCCGACAGGGGGACACGCGGGTAGCCGATGTCCGCCGCGTCCCGCCGCTCCAGCAACCCGGTCCGGAAGACCTTCACGGCGAGGGCCAGCGACGCCTGGTCCGCCGCCAGGTTCAGCGTGGGCAGCGCGATCAGGTTCCACAGGGCGTCGACGGCGGCAGGGGACTGTCCCCGCGAGGCCAGCCACGACCCGAACGTCTGATTGTCGAGCGCGGGGTCCCGGGGGTCCATCCGCGCCAGCGCCAGCGCGGCCCGCACGGCGCGGGCCCGCTCGGCCGGACGGAGGAACCCGTACCGGGCCAGCGAGCCGGAAAGATGCAACGGAGCGGGCAGCGCGGAGCGCCGGAGCCACTGCGTGGTCCGTCCCGGCGACAGCACGGGGATGGCCATCCGGTCCTGGAGCACCGTCCGGTCCCTCGCTCCGACCCGGTCCAGGAACCGCAGATAGGCCACGCAGCACCGCAGGAACACGTGCTGCCCGTTGTCCACCCACAGGCCGTCGCGCTGGAACGAGAACGTGGCCCCGCCCAGGCGGGGGCGCGCCTCCAACAGGGTGACCCGGGCCCCGCCGTCGGCGCACGACAGGGCGGCGGCCAGCCCGGCCAGCCCGCCTCCCACCACGACCACGCGGGGCTCCGTCATGCCCGCGCCCCGGCCAGGCTGCGGGCGGCCACCCAGGCCTTCTCCCACGGGGGCAGCGAGATCCGCCGTTGCAAGACGTCCTGGGGGCGCCGCTCCACCCGCGCCAGGATGCGCCGGTAGATCCCGGTCATGGCGGACACACACGAGGCCGCCCGGGAGTCCAGCAGCGGCAGCACCTGGAGCCCCCGCCCGAACCACTCCCTGGCCCTGTTCACCTCGAACCGGACCAGGCCGGCCACCGCTCCCGCCGGCGACCCCGCCAGGTCCTCCGCCGAGCAGCCGAACCGGTCCAGGTCCTCCCGGGGCAGGTACACCCGGCCGCGGTCCAGGTCCTCCCGGACGTCCCGCAGGATGTTGGTGAGCTGCATGGCCACGCCCAGGTCGTCGGACAGCTCCGACGCGCGGGCCCGATCCGTCGACCCGAACACCGCCACCGACAGCCGGCCGATCGAGCCGGCCACCCGGCGGCAGTACGCTTCCAGCTCCCCGAACGTCTCGTACGTCGCGCCTCGGACGTCCATCTCCACGCCGTCCACCAGTTCCCCGAAGACATCGAGCGGCAGATTGAAGCGCCGGACGGAGTCGCCCAGCGCGGCCAGCACCGGGTCGTCGCTGTCGACCGACACGCGCTCGAGGCTCTGGCGGACCGATGCCAGACGGACCAGCTTCGCCTCGTCGTCCAGGCCGCCGTCGCCGATGTCGTCCACCCGCCTGGCTAGGGCGTACACGGCACACATGCCGCGGCGGCGATCCGGCGGCAGCAGGCGGATGCCGTAGAAGAAGTTCGCGGCCCGGGACCGGGTGACGCTCTCGCAGTAGGCGTAGGCCCGCTGAAGGTTCATCGGCCGTCTCCCCGCGACCGCGACCGCGACCGCAAGCCGCGCCGCCGACCCGAGCCGCGCCGCGGCCACGCCGGCCGCC contains:
- the hpnD gene encoding presqualene diphosphate synthase HpnD; translated protein: MNLQRAYAYCESVTRSRAANFFYGIRLLPPDRRRGMCAVYALARRVDDIGDGGLDDEAKLVRLASVRQSLERVSVDSDDPVLAALGDSVRRFNLPLDVFGELVDGVEMDVRGATYETFGELEAYCRRVAGSIGRLSVAVFGSTDRARASELSDDLGVAMQLTNILRDVREDLDRGRVYLPREDLDRFGCSAEDLAGSPAGAVAGLVRFEVNRAREWFGRGLQVLPLLDSRAASCVSAMTGIYRRILARVERRPQDVLQRRISLPPWEKAWVAARSLAGARA
- the hpnE gene encoding hydroxysqualene dehydroxylase HpnE; amino-acid sequence: MTEPRVVVVGGGLAGLAAALSCADGGARVTLLEARPRLGGATFSFQRDGLWVDNGQHVFLRCCVAYLRFLDRVGARDRTVLQDRMAIPVLSPGRTTQWLRRSALPAPLHLSGSLARYGFLRPAERARAVRAALALARMDPRDPALDNQTFGSWLASRGQSPAAVDALWNLIALPTLNLAADQASLALAVKVFRTGLLERRDAADIGYPRVPLSEVHGEPAARALAEAGAEVRLRAAVRRVEPAGKGLEVETEVDRVEADAVVLAVPHGRAAEILPAGAVRDAAALASLGSAPIVNVHVIYDRPVMDVPFAAGLGTPVQWVFDRTEQSGLDRGQYLAVSISGADREIAEPTADLRERYLPALPELFPRARGARVEKFFVTREPHATFRQAPGSGRLRPSAKTGVPGLSLAGAWTDTGWPATMEGAVRSGFAAAREALVSVGRTRRLPEVVAA
- a CDS encoding polyprenyl synthetase family protein — protein: MIRTVPSSLQRTRELLHPALQAAVDRLSPEVRRVAQYHLGFADADGTPARSDGGKAVRPALAFLSAEAAGAPASVGLPGALAVELVHNFSLLHDDVMDQDLERRHRPTAWALFGVGPAILAGDALHALAHQVLLDADPRGVEAAAALARATADMIAGQGEDLGFESRLDVSVEECLQMGAHKTGALLSCAASIGAILAGASPPVVGALAEYGVHLGLSFQAVDDVLGIWGRPEMTGKPSANDLRQHKKSLPVVAALGAGGPSAEQLARLLSNGNLSEDDGAFGVGLVEEAGGRRMAISEAERQLDLALAALERVPLEPGAREQLAEVARFVAAREF
- the shc gene encoding squalene--hopene cyclase; translation: MAVRADSVTRLTAEEALRRAREHLLSLQDKQGWWKGELETNVTMDAEDLLLREFLGIRGAEETRLAANWIRSKQRDDGTWGNFFGGPADLSTTAEAYVALRLAGDPPEAAHMRRAARFVVESGGLERTRVFTHMWLALFGLWSWDDIPALPPEVIFLPEWFPLNIYDFACWARQTIVALTVVGAHRPVRSLHFGLDELRTGARKPPLDPVTTWRGRFQRLDRALQWYERHPSPRLRRLALARATEWILRRQEADGGWGGIQPPWVDSLIALHLMGYPLDHPAMRTGLAGLDGFTVVEGDIRRLEACQSPVWDAALAVIALADAGLPSDHPALVRAADWLLDEEIRVAGDWAVRRPGLDPGGWAFEFANDNYPDIDDSAEVVLALRRVDHPDRARLEAAIDRGVRWTAGMQSSDGGWGAFDADNTRDLCRRLPFCDFGEVIDPPSADVTAHVVEMLAVEGAAGQRAARRGLGWLARNQEREGSWFGRWGANHVYGTGAVVPAAIAAGIPEEDPKIRAAVRWLQEHQNPDGGWGEDLRSYEDRSWIGRGPSTASQTAWALLALLAAGERSSAAAERGVAWLAETQLPNGTWDEPQYTGTGFPGDFYINYHLYRLTFPVMALGRYVGGEKARLGRYTGDVT